A genome region from Acidobacteriota bacterium includes the following:
- a CDS encoding DMT family transporter, which produces MQGLTLALLACLCVSVNYITGKLGVTGFGPDSFSLVWITAAAVYTLAAVLATGRTRQLRLPRAVWGRVLALGVLTGLQMILFWWSLDLLDAPFAAFLGRFEPALTILLAGLLLGERLQFREGLAIGVMIVGGSLSTAGVWQEVGLGVLLVMLASLTMSLQFVLGKNLVAGVHPGIMVFYRAAIASAMMFLWVAGPGEARFDVAPFYWGMTLFGAFLGPFVGYTLLFHSYRFWDVTRTAMVMTLQPLFVLPLGLIFLPEQGLSSRQLLGGLLILAGALWLIAIHRAHGADGRRTPATVSED; this is translated from the coding sequence ATGCAGGGTCTGACTCTCGCGCTGTTGGCCTGCCTGTGCGTGTCCGTCAACTACATCACGGGAAAACTCGGCGTCACCGGCTTCGGTCCCGACAGCTTCAGCCTGGTCTGGATCACGGCGGCCGCCGTCTACACTCTGGCGGCCGTCCTGGCGACGGGACGCACCCGCCAGTTGAGGCTGCCCCGGGCGGTCTGGGGGCGGGTTCTGGCCCTGGGCGTTCTCACCGGGCTGCAGATGATCCTGTTCTGGTGGAGTCTGGACCTGCTCGACGCCCCGTTCGCCGCGTTCCTGGGACGGTTCGAACCGGCCCTGACCATCCTGCTGGCCGGTCTCCTGTTGGGTGAGCGGCTCCAGTTCCGCGAGGGACTGGCCATCGGAGTCATGATCGTGGGCGGGAGCCTGAGCACCGCCGGCGTCTGGCAGGAAGTGGGACTGGGCGTCCTGCTGGTGATGCTGGCCTCCCTGACCATGTCGTTGCAGTTCGTCCTGGGCAAGAACCTGGTGGCGGGAGTCCACCCCGGCATCATGGTCTTCTACCGGGCGGCCATCGCGTCGGCGATGATGTTTCTGTGGGTCGCGGGTCCGGGAGAGGCCCGCTTCGACGTCGCTCCCTTCTACTGGGGGATGACACTGTTCGGAGCGTTTCTGGGTCCCTTCGTCGGATACACGCTGCTGTTTCACTCCTACCGCTTCTGGGACGTGACCCGCACCGCCATGGTCATGACCCTGCAGCCGCTTTTCGTACTCCCTCTGGGACTGATCTTTCTGCCGGAGCAGGGGCTGAGTTCCCGGCAACTGCTGGGCGGACTCCTGATTTTGGCAGGAGCACTCTGGCTGATCGCCATTCACCGCGCCCACGGGGCAGATGGCCGCCGAACCCCCGCGACGGTTTCGGAAGATTGA